From Plasmodium brasilianum strain Bolivian I chromosome 5, whole genome shotgun sequence, the proteins below share one genomic window:
- a CDS encoding protein transport protein SEC23: MDIHLQESQTGIRFSWNLWPPTKNEAAKIEVPLGCLYTVLKRTDDNSVKLVEYEPLKCKTSNCILNPYCNIDFRNKTWTCPFSNIKNPFPLHYAEHISEKNLPADVMYSNIEYIQPSNVGDIPPPTFLFVIDTCLLEEELEQLKDSIQQCISLMPGDAYIGIITFGNMCYVHEIGFHDCLKSYVFKGSKDITAQDLQKQLNLGSRNDPRSSTTSTSARRFLQPVSECEYNINMLLEDIQKDNWPTPPDQRAKRCTGVALSVAIGLLECCCNQLSGRIMMFIGGADTTSPGKIVDTALSESLRHHLDLQKENTNARHVKKALKYYISLANRAVASGHAIDIFACSLDQIGLYEMKVCCEKTNGFMVMADSFSMNVFKDSFKKIFETDSTGYIKHGYNAKLTIICSKEFRVCGAIGACSSNKKIANYVSDTCVGEGGTCEWTICALDRQSTIAFYFEIVNQNISSLPPDRQAYIQFQTLYQHPSGRRRLRVTTISYRFAEANIAEISQGFDQETAAVIMARFAVLKAETDEPIDVLRWLDRKLIRLVSTFADYQKDDVNSFHLSPEFSIYPQFMYHLRRSHFLQTFNASPDETAYYRSILLRENVMNSLIMIQPALLQYSFDSQTPIPVLLDAQSLKANVILLLDSYFHVVVWYGEMIYQWREQGFHDKPEYEHFRQLLNAPHEDAKSILEDRFPIPKFVLCNSGGSQSRFLLAKVNPSTTHNSLSGSTFGTSSSESYIINTDDVSLKIFMDHLVKLAVQT; encoded by the exons ATGGACATACATCTTCAAGAAAGTCAAACGGGAATTAGGTTTAGTTGGAATTTATGGCCTCCAACAAAAAACGAAGCGGCAAAAATTGAAGTGCCCTTAGGATGTTTATATACAGTTTTAAAAAGAACAGATGATAATAGTGTTAAATTAGTAGAGTATGAACCATTGAAATGTAAAACAAGtaattgtattttaaatCCCTACTGTAATATCGATTTTAGGAATAAAACATGGACTTGCCccttttcaaatataaaaaacccCTTCCCCTTACATTATGCTGAGCATATATCGGAAAAG AACCTTCCAGCAGATGTAATGTACTCCAACATAGAATACATCCAACCGTCAAACGTGGGAGATATACCACCTCCAACTTTTTTGTTTGTGATTGATACATGTTTATTAGAAGAGGAGTTAGAGCAACTAAAAGATTCTATACAGCAGTGTATTAGTTTAATGCCAGGTGATGCATACATAGGAATCATAACATTTGGAAATATGTGTTACGTGCATGAAATAGGTTTTCATGATTGTTTAAAATCGTATGTATTTAAAGGAAGTAAAGATATAACAGCACAAGATTTacaaaaacaattaaatttAGGGAGTCGGAATGATCCACGTAGTTCAACAACATCTACATCAGCTCGAAGATTTTTACAACCAGTCAGTGAGtgtgaatataatattaatatgttattaGAAGATATACAGAAAGATAATTGGCCTACTCCTCCTGATCAAAGAGCAAAGAGATGTACTGGCGTAGCATTAAGTGTAGCTATAGGATTACTAGAATGCTGTTGTAATCAGTTAAGTGGTAGAATAATGATGTTTATTGGAGGTGCAGATACAACATCCCCTGGAAAAATTGTAGATACTGCTTTAAGTGAATCACTTAGACATCATTTAGatttacaaaaagaaaatacgaATGCTAGGCATGTTAAAAAagcattaaaatattatatatctctAGCAAATAGAGCAGTAGCATCTGGACATGCTATAGATATTTTTGCCTGTTCATTAGATCAAATAGGTTTATACGAGATGAAAGTATGCTGTGAGAAGACAAATGGATTTATGGTAATGGCAGATTCGTTTTCTATGAATGTATTTAAagattcttttaaaaaaatatttgaaacaGATTCAACAGGTTATATAAAACATGGATATAATGCAAAATTGACCATCATATGTTCAAAGGAATTTCGTGTTTGTGGTGCTATAGGTGCATGCtcaagtaataaaaaaatagctaATTATGTATCTGATACATGTGTAGGTGAAGGAGGAACATGTGAATGGACAATATGTGCTTTAGATAGACAATCAACGATAGCTTTTTATTTCGAAATAgtaaatcaaaatatttcTTCCCTACCACCAGATAGACAAGCGTATATACAATTCCAAACGTTATATCAACATCCAAGTGGTAGGAGAAGATTACGTGTAACAACAATATCTTACAGATTTGCAGAAGCAAATATTGCAGAAATTTCACAAGGATTTGATCAAGAAACTGCTGCTGTAATTATGGCTAGATTTGCAGTTTTAAAAGCAGAAACAGATGAACCTATTGATGTTTTAAGATGGTTAGATAGAAAACTAATACGACTAGTAAGTACTTTTGCTGATTATCAAAAAGATGACGttaattcttttcatttatcaCCAGAATTTTCTATTTATCCTCAATTTATGTATCATTTAAGAAGATCCCATTTTTTACAAACATTTAATGCTAGTCCTGATGAAACAGCATATTATCGTTCTATACTGTTAAGAGAAAATGTAATGAATTCATTAATAATGATTCAACCAGCTTTACTGCAATATTCTTTTGATTCCCAAACACCAATACCTGTCTTACTAGATGCACAATCATTAAAAGCAAATGTTATTCTTTTACTAGATTCATATTTCCATGTTGTTGTATGGTATGGTGAAATGATTTACCAATGGAGGGAACAAGGATTTCATGATAAACCTGAGTATGAACATTTTAGACAATTACTCAATGCACCACATGAAGATGCTAAGTCTATTTTAGAAGATAGATTTCCTATACCTAAATTTGTTCTTTGTAATAGTGGTGGTAGTCAAAGTAGGTTTCTCCTAGCTAAGGTTAACCCATCTACCACACATAACTCCTTGAGTGGGAGCACGTTCGGCACGTCCAGTAGTGAATCGTACATAATTAACACGGATGATGTTTCtctcaaaatttttatggaTCACCTGGTAAAGCTGGCTGTCCAGACATAG
- a CDS encoding dynein light chain 1, translated as MAKEVTLSQCIKNWEQKNGKIIKEEEEVSFICHIPLIEKLDNSINTLKKCKRLSLSTNRIEKLIPMSGIFTFIKTENIEILSLGRNCIKKFQFLEDISGTLKQLWMSYNSIDKLDNLQSLKKLQVLYLFHNKIKSTEEIDKLSALPELAELGLKGNPIYDGKTNEYMKLVILKKLPQLKVVDNETITEKQRNDALTVEVV; from the exons ATGGCTAAAGAAGTAACCCTATCTCAATGCATAAAAAACTGGGAGCagaaaaatg gaaaaataataaaagaagaagaagaggtTAGCTTTATTTGTCATATACCCTTGATAGAAAAATTAGACAACAGTATAaacacattaaaaaaatgtaagcGTTTGTCCTTATCGACGAATCGAATTGAGAAGTTAATACCGATGTCTG gaatttttacttttataaaaacagaaaatataGAGATATTGTCACTTGGAAGAAattgcataaaaaaatttcagttTCTTGAAGATATAAGTGGAACGTTAAAACAACTATGGATGTCTTATAATAGTATTGACAAGTTAGATAATTTACAGTCCTTAAAAAAACTGCAGGTCCTTTACttatttcataataaaataaagagcACTGAGGAAATAGACAAGTTG aGCGCTTTGCCTGAATTGGCGGAATTAGGGCTTAAGGGAAACCCAATATATGATGGAAAAACTAAC GAGTACATGAAACTAGtcattttgaaaaagttGCCTCAACTAAAAGTTGTAGACAATGAGACa ATAACAGAAAAACAGAGAA